Proteins from one Trichoplusia ni isolate ovarian cell line Hi5 chromosome 9, tn1, whole genome shotgun sequence genomic window:
- the LOC113497501 gene encoding uncharacterized protein LOC113497501 isoform X2 translates to MGAKRRDLFLLILLLGILTSRADAAGLMDGPSSIISQATGMAGGLMGKGGPTGMLDQLGGLGGIMGDGGPMKYLSMVKGLAGGDLGGIMGGGGPMKYLSMVKDLAGGGLPGLGGGGGKSGLFGIGR, encoded by the exons ATGGGTGCCAAACGCCGGgatctgtttttattaatactacTATTGGGCATTTTGACCAGTAGAGCAG atGCTGCTGGATTAATGGATGGACCTAGCTCAATTATATCACAGGCAACAGGCATGGCAGGCG GGCTCATGGGGAAGGGTGGACCTACCGGGATGCTGGATCAGCTAGGCG GTCTGGGTGGAATTATGGGAGATGGAGGACCTATGAAATATCTGTCCATGGTCAAGGGCTTAGCAGGCGGCG ATTTGGGTGGAATTATGGGAGGTGGTGGGCCTATGAAATATCTGTCCATGGTCAAGGACTTAGCAGGCGGCG GATTACCCGGTCTCGGCGGCGGTGGTGGCA AATCGGGCTTATTTGGAATCGGTCGTTAA
- the LOC113497501 gene encoding uncharacterized protein LOC113497501 isoform X1 yields the protein MGAKRRDLFLLILLLGILTSRADAAGLMDGPSSIISQATGMAGGLMGKGGPTGMLDQLGGLGGIMGDGGPMKYLSMVKGLAGGGKYILHFHYGPFKYFYCSQNQNFYLLSSHFARPLGTEHKKHIMKLSVLYFIR from the exons ATGGGTGCCAAACGCCGGgatctgtttttattaatactacTATTGGGCATTTTGACCAGTAGAGCAG atGCTGCTGGATTAATGGATGGACCTAGCTCAATTATATCACAGGCAACAGGCATGGCAGGCG GGCTCATGGGGAAGGGTGGACCTACCGGGATGCTGGATCAGCTAGGCG GTCTGGGTGGAATTATGGGAGATGGAGGACCTATGAAATATCTGTCCATGGTCAAGGGCTTAGCAGGCGGCGGTAAGTACATATTGCATTTTCACTATGGcccttttaaatatttctattgcagtcaaaaccaaaacttttatttactttcttcGCACTTCGCCAGGCCATTAGGCACAGAACATAAGAAACATATTATGAAATTATCAGTTCTGTATTTTATCAGATAG